Proteins from a genomic interval of Fundidesulfovibrio putealis DSM 16056:
- the recA gene encoding recombinase RecA: MAKKSAGSPQDARLEALTTALSTIERKYGQGSVMRLDEETHAAIPSIPTGSIALDLALGIGGIPKGRVAEIYGPESSGKTTLALHLIAEVQKQGGTAAFIDAEHALDVNYAKRLGVKTDELLISQPDYGEQALDIADLLVRSGAVDVVVIDSVAALIPQSELEGEMGETQVGSQARLMSHALRKLTGTIHKSHTSVVFINQIRMKIGVTGYGSPETTTGGNALKFYASVRLDIRRIQTLKDKEEVYGSRCRVKVVKNKVAPPFREAQFDILYGTGISREGEIIDMGVDAGIVDKSGAWFAYGTERLGQGRENVRAFLMEHPEMRQEIEDKIYAHLGVRTPGSEPAAAVAKEKGKDKDKD, translated from the coding sequence ATGGCCAAGAAATCCGCCGGATCGCCCCAGGACGCGCGCCTGGAGGCCCTCACCACCGCTCTGAGCACCATCGAACGCAAGTACGGCCAAGGCTCCGTGATGCGCCTCGACGAGGAGACCCACGCGGCCATCCCCTCCATACCCACCGGTTCCATCGCCCTGGACCTGGCGCTTGGCATCGGCGGCATCCCCAAGGGGCGCGTGGCCGAGATTTACGGCCCGGAGTCCTCGGGCAAGACCACCCTGGCCCTGCACCTGATCGCAGAAGTGCAGAAGCAGGGCGGCACCGCCGCCTTCATCGACGCCGAGCACGCGCTGGACGTGAACTACGCCAAGCGCCTGGGCGTGAAGACCGACGAGCTGCTCATATCCCAGCCCGACTACGGCGAGCAGGCCCTGGACATCGCCGACCTTCTGGTGCGCTCCGGCGCTGTGGACGTGGTGGTGATCGACTCGGTGGCCGCGCTCATCCCACAGAGCGAGCTTGAGGGCGAGATGGGCGAGACCCAGGTTGGCTCGCAGGCCCGGCTCATGAGCCACGCCCTGCGCAAGCTCACCGGCACCATCCACAAGTCCCACACCTCCGTGGTGTTCATCAACCAGATCCGCATGAAGATCGGCGTGACCGGCTACGGCAGCCCCGAGACCACCACCGGCGGCAACGCGCTGAAGTTCTACGCCTCGGTGCGACTCGACATCCGCCGCATCCAGACCCTGAAGGACAAGGAAGAAGTCTACGGGTCGCGCTGCCGGGTGAAGGTGGTCAAGAACAAGGTGGCCCCGCCGTTCCGCGAGGCCCAGTTCGACATCCTGTACGGCACGGGCATCTCCCGCGAGGGCGAGATCATCGACATGGGCGTGGACGCGGGCATCGTGGACAAGTCCGGCGCGTGGTTCGCCTACGGGACCGAGCGCCTGGGCCAGGGCCGCGAGAACGTGCGGGCCTTCCTGATGGAGCACCCCGAGATGCGCCAGGAGATCGAGGACAAGATCTACGCGCACCTGGGCGTGCGGACGCCCGGCTCCGAGCCTGCGGC
- the mscL gene encoding large-conductance mechanosensitive channel protein MscL — translation MGVLREFKEFAMRGNVMDLAVGVIIGASFGKIVSSLVADVIMPPVGMLLGGVDFTSLKFNLAAPIDGMKSATLNYGNFIQALVDFTIVAFCIFLIVKGINTLKRRMEKPEEPAAPPPPPADVVLLTEIRDLLKARQA, via the coding sequence ATGGGCGTTCTTCGTGAATTCAAGGAATTCGCCATGCGCGGCAACGTCATGGACCTCGCCGTGGGCGTGATCATCGGAGCGTCCTTCGGAAAGATCGTCTCGTCGCTGGTGGCGGACGTGATCATGCCTCCGGTGGGCATGCTGCTCGGCGGCGTGGATTTCACCAGCCTGAAATTCAACCTCGCCGCCCCCATCGACGGGATGAAGAGCGCCACCCTGAACTACGGCAACTTCATCCAGGCGCTGGTCGACTTCACCATCGTCGCGTTCTGCATCTTCCTGATCGTGAAGGGCATAAACACCCTCAAACGCAGGATGGAAAAGCCCGAGGAGCCTGCCGCGCCGCCGCCTCCGCCTGCGGACGTGGTGCTGCTCACGGAGATCCGCGACCTCCTCAAGGCACGGCAGGCCTAG
- a CDS encoding adenine nucleotide alpha hydrolase family protein produces MSTKQYDALAMFSGGLDSILAARTVAAQGLSVLGLHFISPFFGHPDRIAQWSADYGLDIQAVDVGPEYVNMMLARPEHGVGKVLNPCVDCKILMLRRCRLMLEQYGAKFIITGEVKGQRPMSQRRDALDIISREASVRDVLLRPLSAKNLSPTRMEDIGLVDRERLHNFGGRTRKPQFRLARELGIAKIPQSAGGCKLTEMDSAKRYVFLFQYGKPPTADDFHLANVGRQFWSGPHWLSMGRNREGNEALERLARPGDTLVIVRDHMSPLGLIRPMPGALWDEAALADAAALVASYAPKAVAAGGEVAVMIHRMDDSGRPGGEVVDDMVSSRLGRALMVEPRRVSAMGLSDVTWEELVPLKKEMFGEGQQDDGY; encoded by the coding sequence CTGTCCACGAAACAATACGACGCCCTGGCCATGTTCTCCGGAGGCCTCGATTCCATCCTGGCGGCGCGCACCGTGGCCGCGCAGGGCCTCTCGGTGCTGGGCCTGCACTTCATAAGCCCCTTTTTCGGCCACCCCGACCGCATCGCCCAGTGGTCCGCCGACTACGGACTGGACATCCAGGCCGTGGACGTCGGCCCCGAATACGTGAACATGATGCTCGCCCGCCCGGAACACGGCGTGGGCAAGGTGCTGAACCCCTGTGTGGACTGCAAGATCCTCATGCTGCGCCGCTGCCGCCTGATGCTGGAGCAGTACGGCGCGAAGTTCATCATCACCGGCGAGGTCAAGGGCCAGCGCCCCATGTCCCAGCGCCGCGACGCCCTGGACATCATAAGCCGCGAGGCCAGCGTGCGAGACGTCCTGCTGCGCCCGCTCTCGGCCAAAAACCTGTCCCCCACCCGCATGGAGGACATCGGGCTGGTGGACCGCGAGCGCCTGCACAACTTCGGCGGACGCACCAGGAAACCCCAGTTCCGGCTGGCCCGGGAGCTTGGCATCGCCAAGATTCCGCAGTCCGCCGGGGGCTGCAAGCTGACCGAGATGGACTCGGCCAAGCGCTATGTGTTTCTCTTCCAATACGGCAAGCCCCCCACCGCCGACGACTTCCACCTGGCCAACGTGGGCCGCCAGTTCTGGAGCGGCCCGCACTGGCTGTCCATGGGCCGCAACCGCGAAGGCAACGAGGCCCTGGAGCGTCTGGCCCGGCCCGGCGACACGCTGGTCATCGTGCGCGACCACATGAGCCCGCTGGGGCTCATCCGGCCCATGCCCGGCGCGCTCTGGGACGAGGCCGCCCTGGCCGACGCCGCCGCCCTGGTGGCCTCCTACGCGCCCAAGGCCGTGGCCGCAGGAGGCGAGGTGGCCGTGATGATCCACCGGATGGACGACAGCGGACGCCCTGGCGGCGAGGTGGTGGACGACATGGTGAGCTCGCGCCTGGGACGCGCGCTCATGGTGGAGCCCAGGCGCGTTTCCGCCATGGGGCTCTCCGACGTCACTTGGGAGGAGCTTGTGCCCCTCAAGAAGGAGATGTTCGGCGAGGGGCAGCAGGACGACGGGTACTAG
- a CDS encoding sensor histidine kinase, protein MKLHVSLRLRIYLMLGLLMATTVGGGAFMLWYGTRLQTFFTGLFERQVYALDAAMRLESTLAAQRGYLTYYSLDFDRLWLSRLAEQQAAFERELHKVRAFVDDEAARKLLNDIESGFLRLTVERERVVERLNAGDRDGANAIQAGARKRFDGLITQCELFLDSLRGGLERDREDGIGRMRLVNAMATAFLPVSLLLGLILAAVISRQILGPIRRLAQGEDDLVGPDEVAALETRMHGLLERAVQARSKLEKSQATLMATERLATVGKMAAGVAHSIRNPLTSVKMRLFSLQRSLALSENQQEDFQVISQEIKHLDLIIQNFLEYAKPPKLSLTRVSPSTVTDAALNLLQLRLDSQRVAVSVEREDPLRPILIDPEQLKEVLVNLLSNSMEALDGPGQVFIAESEGFIEPMGRVAIISVADSGPGVPEQERERVFEPFHTTKEEGTGLGLPIARRIVTEHGGTLSLTQAKGGGAKFTITLPFDAQTQGGARWH, encoded by the coding sequence ATGAAGCTGCACGTGTCCCTGCGCCTGCGCATCTACCTGATGCTGGGCCTCCTCATGGCCACCACCGTGGGGGGCGGAGCGTTCATGCTCTGGTACGGGACGCGCCTGCAGACCTTCTTCACCGGCCTGTTCGAGCGCCAGGTCTACGCCCTGGACGCGGCCATGCGCCTGGAGAGCACCCTGGCCGCCCAGCGCGGCTACCTCACCTACTACTCGCTGGATTTCGACCGGCTCTGGCTGTCGCGCCTGGCCGAGCAGCAGGCGGCCTTCGAGCGCGAACTGCACAAGGTGCGCGCCTTCGTGGACGACGAGGCGGCCCGCAAGCTCTTAAACGACATCGAGTCAGGCTTCCTGCGCCTCACCGTGGAGCGCGAGCGCGTGGTGGAGCGCCTGAACGCGGGCGACCGGGACGGGGCGAACGCCATCCAGGCCGGGGCGCGAAAACGCTTCGACGGCCTGATAACCCAGTGCGAGCTGTTCCTGGATTCCCTGCGCGGCGGGCTGGAGCGCGACCGCGAGGACGGCATCGGGCGCATGCGTCTGGTGAACGCCATGGCCACGGCCTTCCTGCCGGTCTCGCTGCTGCTGGGGCTCATCCTGGCGGCGGTCATCTCGCGCCAGATTCTCGGCCCCATCCGCCGCCTGGCCCAGGGCGAGGACGATCTGGTCGGCCCGGACGAAGTCGCCGCCCTGGAGACCCGCATGCACGGCCTGCTGGAGCGCGCCGTGCAGGCCCGCTCCAAGCTGGAGAAGAGCCAGGCCACCCTCATGGCCACCGAACGGCTGGCCACCGTGGGCAAGATGGCCGCGGGCGTGGCCCACTCCATCAGGAACCCGCTGACCTCGGTGAAGATGCGCCTTTTCTCCCTGCAACGGTCCCTGGCCCTGAGCGAGAACCAGCAGGAGGACTTCCAGGTGATCTCGCAGGAGATCAAGCACCTGGACCTCATCATCCAGAACTTCCTGGAATACGCCAAGCCGCCCAAGCTTTCGCTCACGCGGGTGAGCCCCTCCACCGTGACGGACGCGGCCCTGAACCTGCTCCAGCTGCGCCTGGATTCCCAGCGCGTGGCCGTGTCCGTGGAGCGCGAAGACCCCCTGCGCCCCATCCTGATCGACCCCGAGCAGCTCAAGGAAGTGCTGGTGAACCTCTTGAGCAACTCCATGGAGGCGCTGGACGGCCCCGGACAGGTGTTCATCGCCGAGAGCGAGGGGTTCATCGAGCCCATGGGGCGGGTGGCGATCATCTCCGTGGCCGACTCCGGGCCGGGCGTGCCTGAACAGGAACGTGAGCGGGTGTTCGAGCCGTTCCACACCACCAAGGAGGAGGGCACGGGCCTGGGGCTCCCCATCGCGCGGCGCATCGTGACCGAACATGGCGGGACCCTGTCCCTGACCCAGGCCAAGGGCGGCGGGGCCAAGTTCACCATCACCCTGCCCTTCGACGCGCAGACCCAGGGAGGCGCGCGGTGGCACTGA
- a CDS encoding sigma-54-dependent transcriptional regulator, producing the protein MALILIVDDDPGLRNSFARLIEQDGHVPLTAANGEEGIARLESDRPDLVVMDVRMPGMTGLEALARMKAKDPATPVIIMTAYGNTDTAIEAVNKGAFDYILKPFDIPEMLGLIAQALDASRQAKGHKAQPSPGEGPAVALVGQSRAMRDVYKQLGRLAATDATVLVQGESGTGKELAARALWSYSDRKSRPFVVVNCVAIPETLLESELFGHEKGAFTGATQRRAGKIEQAQGGTVFLDEIGDMPLPIQAKLLRLLQERQIERLGGKGPIPVDVRIVAATNRDLEAAMADGRFREDLYYRLQVVRIVLPPLRERKEDIPQLATHFLGLHAAAMNVQSPGLTPQALAALADHDWPGNVRELSNVLQKTLIFSRGLAIGEYDVRAALAGRSPEAPHEIGAEAVQAVEEYVRQAVAAGGPDLFGQVTDRFAALVLAEALRITGGNRTQASKLLGLSRPTLLAKMEKLGLTVQTQVKIGDTLS; encoded by the coding sequence GTGGCACTGATTCTCATCGTGGACGACGATCCGGGCCTGCGCAACAGCTTCGCCCGGCTCATCGAGCAGGACGGACACGTTCCCCTGACCGCCGCCAACGGCGAGGAGGGCATCGCCCGCCTGGAGAGCGACCGCCCCGACCTGGTGGTCATGGACGTGCGCATGCCGGGCATGACGGGCCTTGAGGCCCTGGCCCGCATGAAGGCCAAGGACCCGGCCACGCCGGTGATCATCATGACCGCCTACGGCAACACCGACACGGCCATCGAGGCCGTGAACAAGGGCGCGTTCGACTACATCCTGAAGCCCTTCGACATCCCCGAGATGCTTGGGCTCATCGCCCAGGCCCTGGACGCGTCCCGCCAGGCCAAGGGACACAAGGCCCAGCCAAGCCCCGGCGAAGGGCCGGCCGTGGCCCTGGTGGGCCAGAGCCGCGCCATGCGCGACGTGTACAAGCAACTGGGACGCTTGGCCGCCACGGACGCCACCGTGCTGGTGCAGGGCGAGTCCGGCACCGGCAAGGAGCTGGCCGCGCGCGCCCTGTGGAGCTACTCGGACCGCAAGTCCAGGCCCTTCGTGGTGGTCAACTGCGTGGCCATCCCGGAGACGCTCCTGGAGAGCGAGCTGTTCGGACACGAAAAGGGAGCCTTCACCGGCGCGACGCAGCGCCGGGCCGGAAAGATCGAGCAGGCCCAGGGCGGCACGGTCTTCCTGGACGAGATCGGCGACATGCCGCTGCCCATCCAGGCCAAGCTTTTGCGCCTCTTGCAGGAGCGCCAGATCGAGCGCCTGGGCGGCAAAGGCCCCATCCCCGTGGACGTGCGCATCGTGGCCGCCACCAACCGCGACCTGGAAGCCGCCATGGCCGACGGGCGCTTCCGGGAGGACCTCTACTACCGCTTGCAGGTGGTGCGCATCGTGCTGCCGCCGCTGCGCGAGCGCAAGGAGGACATCCCCCAACTGGCCACCCATTTTCTGGGCCTGCACGCGGCGGCCATGAACGTGCAGAGCCCTGGCCTCACCCCCCAGGCGCTGGCCGCGCTTGCCGACCACGACTGGCCGGGAAACGTGCGCGAACTCTCCAACGTGCTCCAGAAGACGCTCATCTTCTCGCGCGGGCTGGCCATCGGCGAATACGACGTGCGCGCGGCCCTGGCCGGGCGCTCCCCTGAAGCGCCGCACGAGATCGGCGCCGAGGCGGTGCAGGCCGTGGAGGAATACGTGCGCCAGGCCGTGGCCGCCGGAGGGCCGGACCTGTTCGGCCAGGTCACGGACCGCTTCGCCGCCCTGGTGCTGGCCGAGGCGCTCCGCATAACGGGCGGCAACCGCACCCAGGCGTCGAAGCTCCTGGGGCTGTCGCGCCCGACGCTTCTGGCCAAGATGGAAAAGCTGGGACTTACCGTGCAGACCCAGGTGAAGATCGGCGACACCCTGTCCTGA
- a CDS encoding DUF169 domain-containing protein, whose product MDESLRAFLEALDYDGEPFGMFYTDQEPPSGFAPKPGPALSMELEQSGAINWQEVWGSFSCVIGSIWLARKKNTAAYFEAARYGCMGGSFYLGFHQPQLDFITHYVSTGIPGTQVHGERYLRSPETVRRFFTEIAPRPAPKRFCVFKPLSQFAPGETPETVTFFGRAEVLSGLVFLASFVTDDFEAVMSPFGAGCSYLTSWPLHYLGQGRLKAVLGGFDPSERKFLKTDEMTFTVPYEMYGRFLERWPDSYLRTDTWQGVRKKIARSRDAWGEQAGQGDGKD is encoded by the coding sequence ATGGACGAATCGTTGCGCGCATTCCTGGAGGCCCTGGATTACGACGGCGAACCCTTCGGCATGTTCTACACCGACCAGGAGCCCCCGTCGGGCTTCGCCCCCAAGCCGGGACCTGCGCTCTCCATGGAGCTCGAACAGAGCGGGGCCATCAACTGGCAGGAGGTCTGGGGATCATTCTCCTGCGTCATCGGCTCCATCTGGCTGGCCAGGAAGAAGAACACGGCGGCGTATTTCGAGGCCGCACGCTACGGCTGCATGGGCGGCTCCTTCTATCTGGGCTTCCACCAGCCGCAACTCGACTTCATCACCCATTACGTGTCCACGGGCATTCCCGGCACCCAGGTGCACGGAGAGCGCTACCTGCGCTCGCCGGAGACCGTGCGGCGCTTCTTCACGGAGATCGCCCCCAGGCCCGCTCCGAAGCGCTTCTGCGTGTTCAAGCCCCTGAGCCAGTTCGCGCCCGGCGAAACGCCCGAGACCGTCACCTTTTTCGGGCGGGCGGAAGTCCTGTCCGGGCTGGTTTTCCTGGCCAGCTTCGTGACGGACGACTTCGAGGCCGTGATGTCGCCTTTCGGAGCCGGTTGCTCCTACCTGACGTCCTGGCCGCTTCATTACCTGGGGCAGGGACGGCTCAAGGCCGTGCTGGGGGGATTCGACCCTTCGGAGAGGAAATTCCTGAAAACCGACGAGATGACCTTCACCGTGCCCTACGAGATGTACGGGCGCTTCCTGGAGCGCTGGCCCGACAGCTACCTGAGGACGGACACCTGGCAGGGCGTTCGCAAGAAGATCGCCAGAAGCCGCGACGCCTGGGGGGAACAGGCAGGGCAGGGAGACGGGAAAGACTGA
- a CDS encoding OmpH family outer membrane protein, with the protein MKKVLLAVCVMVLAAGAVPAFAESKIALVNMREVLSRCDAGAKAVGEMRGMFSARQQKLNEMKQEAMAFQEQLKGKAPEKSPKSAELEAKVRKIAEEDGQLRKDIAAEEEARLKPIVEKVTGVVRAYAQEKKLTGVQDRALFLYFDPALDITEEIIKRVNQAQ; encoded by the coding sequence ATGAAGAAGGTTTTGCTCGCGGTCTGTGTGATGGTGTTGGCGGCGGGAGCCGTTCCTGCGTTCGCAGAATCGAAAATCGCCCTGGTCAACATGCGGGAGGTCCTCTCCAGGTGCGACGCGGGTGCGAAAGCGGTGGGGGAAATGCGCGGCATGTTCTCCGCGAGGCAGCAGAAGCTTAACGAGATGAAGCAGGAGGCCATGGCCTTCCAGGAGCAGCTGAAGGGGAAGGCTCCGGAGAAGTCGCCGAAATCCGCAGAGCTGGAAGCGAAGGTCCGCAAGATTGCCGAGGAAGACGGGCAGCTTCGCAAGGACATCGCCGCCGAGGAGGAAGCCCGCCTCAAGCCAATCGTGGAGAAGGTCACGGGCGTGGTCCGGGCTTACGCGCAGGAGAAGAAGCTTACCGGAGTTCAGGACCGGGCGCTGTTCCTGTATTTCGACCCCGCACTGGACATCACCGAGGAAATCATCAAGCGCGTGAACCAGGCCCAGTAA